The Streptomyces sp. M92 nucleotide sequence CGGCAGCGACGAACCGCCCCCCGCGACCGGGGTCGCCCGTGCCCGGCCGGTTCAGACCCGCGTCACCGACGACACCGGCATCATGCCCACCGGGTCGTAGCGGACGGGGGCGCCGGGGTAGGGCGCGTGGATGACCTGGCCGTTGCCGACGTACATGCCGATGTGGCTGGCGTCGTCCCGGTAGGCGACGAGGTCGCCGGGGCGGGCCTCGGACAGGGAGACGCGCTGTCCGGCCCCCGACTGGGCCTGCGAGGTGCGCGGCAGGCCGACGCCCGCCTGGGCGTACGACCACTGGGTCAGGCCGGAGCAGTCGAAGCCGCCGGGGCCGTTGGCGCCCCAGACGTACGGCTTGCCGAGGGCGGAGCGGGCGGCGGCGACGGCGGCGGCCGCGCGGCCGGAGGCGGGGGCGGCGCCGCCGGGGACGGCCAGGTCGGTGCGGCCGGAGCGGGAGCCGCGGTCGTGGGCGGCGCGCTCCTCGTCGGGGAGGGAGTTGAGCAGTTCGCGGGCCTCGGCGAGCTTCTTCTCCACCGTCCTCTTGTGGGCGGCCACGGCCTTGCGGCCCTTCTCCAGTTCGGCGAGCTTGGCGGCGGCCTCGGCGCGGTCCTGGGCCAGGTCGCGCATGGCCTGCTGGAGCTCCTTCAGCCGGCCCGCCTGGTGCGTGGTGACCCGGTCGAGCGCGGAGGCCTTGTCCAGGTAGTCGTCCGGGTCCGCGGAGAGCAGCAGCGCCAGTGAGGGGTCGATGCCGCCGGAGCGGTACTGGGCGCCGGCCAGCGCACCCAGCGCGTCGCGCATGGTGTTGATCCGCCCCTGCTTGCGGGCGATGGCGTCCTGCGCCGTGCCGACCTGCTCGCGCAGCGCGTCGGTGCGCGCGTCGGCCTTGTTGTAGGCCTCGGTCGCCCGCTCCGCCTCCGTGTGGAGCCGGTCCACCTCCGCCCGCCGGTCGTCCTGCGGGGCGGCCGTGGCCGGTACGGCGCCCAGGAGCGCGGCGGCGACGGAGAACAGGCCGACGGCGGCGGTGGCGCCACGGTCGAACCCGGATGGTGCAAGGCGGCGATGGGACCCCACGGGAAGCCGCACTCCTTCCGCTGGCGGACAGGGAAACGCGGCAGACAGTAACCCCGTGGCGGGGTGCCCACCAACGACCTTCGGGGGCGCGCGACGCCGAACCCCGCCGCTGACGCAGGTCACCGGCGGGGCGGGGTTCACAACGCGGTCCCGTGATTCGCCCGAACGGGCGGCACGGCGAGGGTCGCTGGGGGAAGGTGCGGGGCCTCGGTCAGACCCGCACGCCGAACATGAACGGGCCGCCGATGGTGCCCATCGACTCGTAGCGGACGTTCGTGCCGGTGCGCGGTGCGTGCAGGACCTGGCCGTTGCCGGCGTAGAGGCCGACGTGGTGCAGGTCGCTGAAGAAGAAGACCAGGTCGCCGACCTGGAGGTCGCTCATCGAGGAGATGCGGGTGCCCGCGCCGGTCTGCGCCTGGGAGGTGCGCGGGATGCCGACACCCGCCTGGGCGTAGGCCCACGACGTCAGGCCCGAGCAGTCGAAGGAGGAGGGACCGGTGGCGCCGTAGACGTAGGGCGTGCCGATCTTGCTCTGGGCGGCGGCGAAGGCGGCGGCGGCCCGGCCGGAGGCAGGGGTGGAGTTGCCCGAGAGGACCTGGCGCTCGCTGCTGCGGGTGGCGCGCTGCTCCTCGGCCTGGAGGGCGGCCTTCTCCTGGGCGGTGAGCGAGTTGAGCAGCTTCTGCGCGGAGGAGAGCTTGCCCTGGACTTCCTTCTTCTTCTTGCCCAGCTCGGTGCGGGTGGCGGAGAGGTCCTTGAGCTTCTCGGACGCCTCGGCGCGCTGCTGGGCGAGGTCGCGCTGCTTCTCCTGGACCTTCTTCAGCGTCTCGACCTGCTGACCGCTGAGCTGGTCGAGGGTGGAGGCCTTGTCCAGGTAGTCGTCCGGGTCGGCGGACAGGAACAGCTGGAGGGAGGGGTCTATCCCGCCGGAGCGGTACTGGGAGCTGGCCATCGAACCGAGGCCGTCGCGCAGCTCGTTGAGCTCCTCCTGGCCGCGGGCGACGTTGTCCTGGAGGGTGGAGATCTCCTTCTGGAGCTTCTCCTGCTTCTCCTTGGCCCCGTTGTACTTCTCGGTGGCCTGCTCCGCCTCCTGGTAGAGCTTGTCGACCTTGGCCTTGACCTCGTCCTTGCTCGGCTTCTCGCTCGGGGCGGCGTTGGCGGCCTGGGAGCTGAGAGCGACAGCGGCGGCGGCAGCGGTGGTGAGCACGGTCACGCGCGTGCGGCTCGGCTGCTTGGGACGACGGTGGGACGCCACGGAGACGAGCTCCTTCTTGAGAGGGATCACCCGTTCGAGGGTTCGATGGGTGACCCTAGTGACCCACTCGTGATCAGTTCAAATCCTCCACCCGAAAAACCCTGTCACTCACCGCATTCTTTGCCACAACTCACCTGCTGTGACTCCAGGTTGACGCTACGTTGCGTGACGGTTCCGTCAATACGGGCATACAACTCCGACGTTACGGTTGGCACGAAAGTGGCGCAGGGGCTAGGAAAGCCGCTTCAGGAGCACCACGGACGCCACCGGGCGTGCGCCGGCGCGCGCGACCCCGTCGGCCACCTCGCGGTCGGTGGAGACGACGATGACCGGACGGCCCGGGGGTTCGGCCCGCACCAGCTGGCGGATCAGCTCGTCGGCGGTGACGCCGGGCTTGGAGAACAGCACCCGCACCCCGCGCGGCGGCGCGAGCAGCACCGGCGCCGCCAGTTCGGCCCCGTCGAAGACGCAGGTGGTCTCCGCGCCGGTCTGGGCGGCGAGTTGGGAGAGCTGGCCGAGCAGGCGCAGCCGCTGCTTCTCCAGCGGCATCTGGGGATAGCCGGTCTTGGTGACGTTGTAGCCGTCGACGACGAGGTGCGCCTGCGGCAGCGCGAGCAACTGGTCGAGGATGGCGGGGTCGTGCTCGGACAGGGCGCGGTTGGCGATGTCCTTGGGCGTCATCCGGCCGGGCTCGACGGCGTCCACCGTCTCGGCGGGCCGCACGGACACCGGCGGCAGGGCCAGCTCGCGGCGCAGTCCCTGGGTGGCGTCGAGCAGGGTGTCCAGCAGCAGCCGTACCCGCATGTCCTCGACGCTGCGTCCCTCGCGGGCCGCCTTGCGGGTGGCCTCCAGGGCGGCCTCGGCCTCGCCGAGCCGGGCCTTGAGCCGCCGGGTCTCGCTCTCGGCGGCGGACACCTGGGCGTGCCCCTCGGCGCGCACGGCGTCGATCTCGGCCTGGACCTTGCGCAGCGCCGCCTCGCCGCGCTTGACGTCGCTGAGGGCGGAGCGCAGCTTGCGGTGGAGCGACTCGGTCTCTCGCCTGGCCGCGTCCAGCTCGGCGCGCAGCCGCTCGGTGTCGGCCCGGGTGTGCTCGCGGGCCCGGGCCAGCTCCTCGTGCAGCCGCTCCAGCTCCGCGCGGCTCTCCTCGTCGGCGCGCTCGGCGTCCGCGCGCTGCGCCTCCTCGCCGGCGGCGGTCACCAGCTTCACCCAGCCGTGCGGCCGCAGCACGTAGGCCGCCGCCGCCACGTCGAGCGGGTCGGCGGCCGGGGGCGGGGAGCCGGCGTCCAGGGCGCCGGCCAGCTCCGGCTGGGCCTCGCGGAACTTCTCGCCGATGCGCTGGCGGAACAGGGCGTCGGTCTCCACGGCGGCGGCCATCGCGTTGCCGGCGAACTTGGTCCGGCGGTTGGGGGCGAACCGGGCGTACTGTCTCAGCTGGGCGGGCAGTTCACCGAGGGTGAGCCCGCCGAAGCCGTCGGAGACGATCTGCACGACCCTGCGGCGCACGCCGTCGGGCAGCGGGCGGTCGAGCACCTCGGCGGTGCCGTCGCCCGGCCCCCCGCCCTGCGTCTCCGCCATCCGTCACCCCAATGCCTGTGCGTGATCCCGTGCGGGATCACCTCATGCTGGGGCCGCTCCCGTGATCAGGAGTCGGCACCCGGCCTGTCCACGAGTTCCACCTGGTCCACGGCGTTGCACCAGCGGCACCGCACCGACTCGATGGTCTCACTGAGCACCTCGCGCTCCTCGACCTTCGGCTCACCGGCCAGATCGAGGTGCACGTACTCGACGACCTTGGAGGCCCGGGTGACGTCGAAGCGGGTGAGGTTGCCGCACAGGGTGCAGCGCCACCGCGTCGTCTCGGTCGGCAGGGGAACCGTCATCGTGGCTGTTCGCTCTCTTCCAGTGTCGGTGACGCGCCGGGCTCCGTCCCGGTGCGTGTGGCTCGTAACCCTACGGCCTGGCGGGTACCCGACGCCCGCGTGTCCACGGCGGCGAGGCGACCTGGGCGGTTGCGTCCCGTTACGTCATGCTCTGTGTTCATGATCCGCAACTGGAGCACGGCGGTCCGCAGAACGGTCTCGGCGGTCAGGGCGCCCGGCACGGCCCGCACCGGCCGGGGCCGGGCCGCGCCCGTGACGTACGCGCTGATCACGATGTGCTGCCTGTTGTTCCTGGTCAGCCCGGCGGCGGGCCTGAACCCGGTGTACGGCACCGGCGAGGAGCTGCTCGCCGCGCAGCGCGCCTGGTTCCGGCGCTGGGGAGTGATCCCCGCAGAACTGTTCGAGGACTCCCCCGGCTCCGCGCTCACGCCCGCCACGGCGCTGTTCGTCCACGGCAGCTGGGTGCACCTGCTGGGCAACATGCTCTTCCTGTACGTCTTCGGCGCGCTGACCGAGG carries:
- a CDS encoding NYN domain-containing protein, coding for MAETQGGGPGDGTAEVLDRPLPDGVRRRVVQIVSDGFGGLTLGELPAQLRQYARFAPNRRTKFAGNAMAAAVETDALFRQRIGEKFREAQPELAGALDAGSPPPAADPLDVAAAAYVLRPHGWVKLVTAAGEEAQRADAERADEESRAELERLHEELARAREHTRADTERLRAELDAARRETESLHRKLRSALSDVKRGEAALRKVQAEIDAVRAEGHAQVSAAESETRRLKARLGEAEAALEATRKAAREGRSVEDMRVRLLLDTLLDATQGLRRELALPPVSVRPAETVDAVEPGRMTPKDIANRALSEHDPAILDQLLALPQAHLVVDGYNVTKTGYPQMPLEKQRLRLLGQLSQLAAQTGAETTCVFDGAELAAPVLLAPPRGVRVLFSKPGVTADELIRQLVRAEPPGRPVIVVSTDREVADGVARAGARPVASVVLLKRLS
- a CDS encoding C40 family peptidase, translated to MGSHRRLAPSGFDRGATAAVGLFSVAAALLGAVPATAAPQDDRRAEVDRLHTEAERATEAYNKADARTDALREQVGTAQDAIARKQGRINTMRDALGALAGAQYRSGGIDPSLALLLSADPDDYLDKASALDRVTTHQAGRLKELQQAMRDLAQDRAEAAAKLAELEKGRKAVAAHKRTVEKKLAEARELLNSLPDEERAAHDRGSRSGRTDLAVPGGAAPASGRAAAAVAAARSALGKPYVWGANGPGGFDCSGLTQWSYAQAGVGLPRTSQAQSGAGQRVSLSEARPGDLVAYRDDASHIGMYVGNGQVIHAPYPGAPVRYDPVGMMPVSSVTRV
- a CDS encoding C40 family peptidase: MASHRRPKQPSRTRVTVLTTAAAAAVALSSQAANAAPSEKPSKDEVKAKVDKLYQEAEQATEKYNGAKEKQEKLQKEISTLQDNVARGQEELNELRDGLGSMASSQYRSGGIDPSLQLFLSADPDDYLDKASTLDQLSGQQVETLKKVQEKQRDLAQQRAEASEKLKDLSATRTELGKKKKEVQGKLSSAQKLLNSLTAQEKAALQAEEQRATRSSERQVLSGNSTPASGRAAAAFAAAQSKIGTPYVYGATGPSSFDCSGLTSWAYAQAGVGIPRTSQAQTGAGTRISSMSDLQVGDLVFFFSDLHHVGLYAGNGQVLHAPRTGTNVRYESMGTIGGPFMFGVRV